The following nucleotide sequence is from Streptomyces pactum.
GGCCTGGATCACCGGCCAGGTGGTGCTGGCGGACGGCGGTCTCTCGCTGGGCGCCGCGCTGCTCTCCCCGCCGGACCCCGCCACGCCCGCGACGGCCGCCACGCCCCGGACGACCGCGGCGGCTCCGGCGACGGCCGCGGCTCCGGCCGCGGCCTCCGCCCCGGTCGCGACCTCCGCTCCGGCCGCCCCCGTGACCCCGGCGGCTCCGGCCCCCCGCACCCGCACCCGTGCCCGCCCCCGGCCGCGGCACCGGCGGCCACCCCCGGCGGGACCGTACCGGCCGGGAACCCCGCCGCGTCCGCCCCCGCCGCCCCGGCGTCCGCCGGCGGGCCCGCGCCGGACCGCCGGCCCGCCACCGCCGAACCGCGGCCGGGCCCGCGCCCCGCACCGGCGCCCGTCCCGGCGGAGCCCGAGGACGACGACGCCATCGCGGTCGTCGGCATGGGCCTCACCGTCGCCGGCGCGAACAGCCCCGAGGAGTTCTGGAAGCTGCGCACCACCGGCGACGAGCTGTTCGTCAAGGTGCCCGCGGACCGCTGGGCGCACCACAACTTCCACTCCGCCGACACCGAGGACGAGGACAAGGCGTACGCCGAGAACTGCGTCTTCATCACCGACTTCGTGCCCGTCCCCGGCTCGGTGGACAGCATGGCCGGCCGGGGCCGGGACGAGGACCCGGGACAGGACCACGAGCTGACCACCATGTGGCTGCGGCACAGCCTGGTGCAGGCACTCGACGGGGTACGGCACCGCGACACCGACCGCTGCTCCTTCGTCGTCGGCTACACCCCGGACGGCAGCCAGCACCTGGAGGAGGCCGGCGTCCTGGACAGCGTGACCCGGATGGCCGGCGACATCGTCGACGGCCTGGAGCTGTCCGAGGCGGAGCGCCGGGCGCTGCGCGAGGACATCGACGGGGCGCTGGCGCGCCGCTACTGGCGGGCGGCGCACGGCGGTTCCCGCTTCCTGCCGCACCGGGTCGGCGAGCTGGCCATGGCCGGCCTGCTGCCGCCCGCCACCGAGCTGCACATGGTCGACACCGCCTGCTCCTCCTCCCTGTACGCCATCGACATCGCGGCCAAGGGCCTGCTGATGGGCAAGCAGGACATCGCGGTGTGCGGCGGCGCGTTCGCCCTCGCCCCGCGCGGCACCGTGCTGTTCTCCAAGCTCCAGGGGCTGTCCAAGCGCGGCCGGGTGCACGCCCTGGACGAGGACGCGGACGGGGTGATCTTCGCCGACGGCGCCGCGCTGGTGGTGCTCAAGCGGCTCAGCCGCGCCCGTGCCGACGGCGACCGGGTGCTCGGCGTGCTGCGCGCCTTCGGCTCCTCCTCCGACGGCAAGGGCAAGGCGATCTACGCGCCGAACGCCGCCGGCCAGTCGCTCGCGGTGCGCCGCGCGCTGGAGGCCGGCGAGGTGGGCGCGGACGCGGTGCAGTGGGTCAACGCCCACGCCACCGGCACCCCGGCCGGGGACCTCGCGGAGTTCACCACGCTGCGCGAGTTCTACGGCACCGGGGGCCCGGCGACCGTCACCTCCAACAAGTCGCTGATCGGGCACACCGGCTGGGCGGCGGGCGTGGTCTCGCTCATCGAGAACCTGCTGGGCCTGGCGGAGGACACCATCCCCGGCCAGTTCCGGTTCAGCACGCCCCGGGCGGACTTCCGGCTGTCGGAGACCGGGCTGCAGATCACCCCCGAGGCCCAGCCGTGGCCCCGGGAGGAGGCCGGCCCCCGGCTCGCCGCGGTCTCCGGCTTCGGCTTCGGCGGCACCAACGCCCACCTGATCGTCGCCGAGGACCGCACCGAGCCGCTCGCCCGCGCCACCGCCGCGCCGCGGCCCGCCCAGGTGCCCGACACCGGACACCGGATCGCGGTGGTCGGCTGGTCGGCCCACCTGCCCGGGCTGGACGGCCGGGAGGCGGTGGAGCGCTGGCTGGACGGGGGCGCGCCCCCGCTGGACAGCTTCGGCCAGGACTATCCCGCGCCGCCGTTCAACAAGGTGCGGCTGCCCCCCAAGACGATCCGGGCGCTGGACCGCTGCCAGCTGATGATCCTGGAGTGCGCGCACCAGCTGCGCGACCGGATGCCGGAGTTCTGGGCCGAACAGGCCCGTACCACCGGGGTGTTCGTCGGTCACATGGGACCCACCCGGGCCGCGATGCTCTACGCCAACCGCTGCTACCTCGACGACATCGCCGAGGCGCTCACCGGGGTGCGCTCCGACGCCGTCCCCGGGGTGCTGGACGCCCTGCGGGAGCGGGTCCGCGGCATGATCCCCGCGTCCAACGAGGACTCCTTCCCCGGCCAGATGCCCAACATCATCTCGGCCCGGGTGGCGAACTACTTCGACCTGCACGGCCCGAACATGACGATGGACTCCGGCTTCGCCTCCGCGCTGTCCTCCATCACCTCCGCCGGCCGCTACCTGCGCACCGGTGAGCTGGACTTCGCGCTGGCCGGCGGCATCAACGGCAACAGCCTGCCGGAGTACCGCACCCTCATCGGCGACCTGCTGCCGCCGGAGGCGACCGCCCTCGCCGAGGGCGCCTTCCTCTTCGCCCTCACCACCGAGGAGCGGGCCCGCCGCGCCGGCCTGGAGATCCTGGCCTACGTGGACGAGCCGCTGGGCGGCCGGCAGGAGGAGGCCGCGCCGGTGGGCAGCGTGCTGTGCGGCGCCCCCGACCCGGACAACGCCCGCTACCTCGGCGCGGCCGGCGGACTGGCGGTGCTCAAGGCGCTGCGCGGCGCCCCCGGCACCGTGCAGGTGTCCACCGACACCACCGAGACCGCGGCCGGCGCCCGGCTGTGGCTCACCATCCCCGGCCCCGGCGGCGACACCGGGCCGCGGCCGGACGCCCACCGGTCCGTCACCGGCCACCGGACCAGCACCGACAACGGGTCCGCCACCGGTCACGGCACCGCCACCGGCAACGGGCGCGCCACCGACGACGCCCCCCGCCGCCGGCCACGGCACCCCCCACCGCCCGCCGGCCGGAGCCGGCCGCCCTCCCCGCTCGGTTCGCCACCGACGGGCTACGGGACGGCGACGGCACGCCGTTCCAGGTCCGCCGGCAGGTCCCGCGGCTGACCCCGGCCCCCGCCCGGACGGTCCGCGAACGCACCCCGTTCCTGCCGCCGGGCGCACTGGTCCTCACCGACGCCCCCGAGCAGCTGGCCGAGGCGGCCGGCGACCGCACCGGGTTCACCGTGCTGTCCACCGTCCCGCTGCCCCGGCCCCGGCCCGGCTGGCACCACCTGCCCGAGGTCACCACCGAGGCGGTCGCCGCCCGCCTCGCCGAGGCCGGGCCCGCCGTCCGCCACCTGCGGGTCTTCGCCGATCCCGGCCGCTCCGCACCCCTGCCCGGCAGCCTCACCGCGCCGGCCCCCTCCCTCACCGCCCTCCACGACGCCGCCTACCTGGTGCTCCAGCGGGCGTACGACGACCTGGGCGCGGCCGGCTCCTCGATCGTGGTGCTGCTGCTGGGCGCCTTCGACGGCGGGGCGCCGCACCCGTACACCGGGCTGTTCTCCGGCCTGCTGAAGACCGCGCACCTGGAACGGGCCGACGCCCTGGGCTACGCCCTGTTCACCAGCACCACCGATCCGGTGCGGGCGGTCGCCCGCGCCGAGGAGGAGAGCGCCGCGGAGCGCACCTTCCCGGTCGTGTTCGACCTCGACGGGGTGCGCAGCGGCTACCGGCTCACCGAGGAGCCCAACGACCTGACCGGCGGGGCGCCGGCCGTCCTCGGCCGGGACTCGGTGGTGGTCGTGGCGGGCGGCGCGCGCGGCATCACCGCCGAGGTGGTCAAGGCGGTCGCCGAGCACTTCCGGCCGCGCCTGTACGTCCTGGGCAGCAACGCCCTCGACACCTACCCGCCGGAGACCTTCACCGGGAACGACGAGGAGTTCGCCGCCCGGCGCGCCGGCTACATCAAGGCCGAGCTGGCCAAGCGGGACGGGCGGACCGTCGCCGACATCAACCGCGCCTTCGACCGGCTGATCAACGCCCGCGACGCCAGGCGGAACCTGGAGCGGATGGCCGAGCACAGCGGGGCGGACCGGGTCACCTACCTCGCCTGCGACATGCGCGACGCCGCGGCGGTGGACGCCGCGATCGGCCGCGTACTGGCCGAGCAGGGCGGCATCGACCTGCTGGTCAACGCGGCCGGACTGCAGCGGTCCGGACTGATCAAGGACAAGAGCTTCGCGGAGTTCACCTCCATCCGCGACCTGAAGGTGGACGCCTACCGCAACCTCAAGCGGGCGCTGCGCGCCGCCCCGCCCCGGCTGTGGTGCAACTTCGGCTCGCTGCTGGGGTACTTCGGACAGCTGGGGGAGGCCGACTACGCGGCGGCCAACGACTTCCTCGCCGCCGCCGCGGTGCACCAGTCCGCCACCACCGCCACCGAGGAGTTCACCATCGGGTGGACGCTGTGGGAGGGCGTCGGCATGGGCGCCAACGAGCTGACCAAGGCGTACTACGAACGGGCCGGCTCCTACAGCGGCATGGCGATCGCCGAGGGCGTCCAGCACTTCGTGCAGGAGCTGCACGCCCCCGTCCGGCGCCCCTCGGTGGTGCACCTGGGCGAGGCCGAGGAAGCCACCGTGGAGAAGTTCTACCCCGGCTACCTCATCGCCGCTCCGGCCCCCGCGGCCGCGCCGGGCTTCTACCTGCGCCGGCTGGTCTCCCGGGACGCCGGCTCGGTGGTCTTCGAGTGCCCCTTCGACCTGCACACCGACGGCTACCTGCGCCACCACACGGTGCGCGGCGAGGCCACCCTGCCGGGCACCTTCGTCACCGAACTGGCCGCCGAGGCCGCCCGGTACCTGGTCCCGGGGAAGAAGGTGATCGCCTTCGAGGACCTGCGCTTCGAGCACTTCCTGCGGGTCTACCGGGACGTGCGGTCCGGCCCGCGGCGCATCCGCGCCGAACTCGACGGGACCCCCGGCGAGACCACCGTGGTGCGGGTGCTGATCACCGAGGACGTGGTCGCGCCCGGCGGCAGGGTGCTGATCCGGGACCGGGTGCACTTCCGCGCCCGGGTGGTGCTCGCCGACGCCTTCCCGGCCGCGCCCCGCTGGGAGGCGTGGGAGAGCGGCGCCGAGACCCCGGTGCCCGACCCCTACCACCAGCCCGGCGCACCGGTCTCGCTCACCGGGCCGTTCGTCTCCACCACGGACACCCGGATCCACCCCAAGGGCAAGCGGGCCCGGTACGCCCCCGACCTGCCCGCCGGTGACCCGGTCTGGCCGCGGTTCACCGTGCCCTGCGTGCTGCTCGACGGGCTCGCCCGGGTGGGCGTGCTGGACCTGGTCGACGGCCACCTGGTGCCGGTCGCCGCGCCGCTGTCGATCCGCCGCATCGACCTGTACGAGGAGACCAGCGACCACGCGCTGGCCACCGCCGGGGAGGTGATCGACCTGTACGCCACCCCGCCCGGCTTCGACCTCGCCGCCGAGCAGATCAGCAACCGGTTCGTCGCCGCTCGCCCGGACGGCCGGATGCTGCTCCAGATGAAGGACCTGCGGGCCACCCTGATCGGCTACATCGACGCCCGCACCGGCGAGGCCGTCCCCGCCGACCGGGCCGGACGGGAGGCGGCGCGCCCATGACCTCCCCGGCCGCAGCGGCGGCCCGCACCGGCCGCGGGCCGCACCGACCCGAGGAGCGCACCGATGACAGGACGGCACCGATGACCGCACGCGCCCACCCGCCCGCGACCCGGCCCGGTCCGCCGGCCGCGGGGACCTCCCCCGCGGCCGGCGGACCGCCCACCGCCGCGCCGGCACCCGCGCCGTTCCCGCCCGCCGGTCCGGTCCCCGGACCGGCCGGCGAGGCGGCCGAGGACGCCCCCGTCCAGCCGGTCACCCGGATGGTGTGGGAGCTGACCGAACTCCCCGCCGACACCGGGCACACCGTGCCCGCCGGGCTCCGGGTGGAGGTCGTCGGCGGCCCGGAGGAGCTCGCCGGCGCGGTCGCCGCGGAGCTGACCCGGCACGGCGCACGGGTGCACCGGGGGCCGGCCGGCGGCCCCGCCGACGCCGTCGTGGACCTCTCCGCCGCCGCCCCGCTGGGCGGTGCCGACGGCCCCGGCGGCTGGCGGGATGCCCTGACCGGCACGGTCACCGCGCTGCGCGCCCGGTACGACGAGTGGGCCGCGGAGACCGCCGCTGACCGGCTGTTCTACCTGGCCGTCACCCGTCTCGGCGGCGGTCTGGGCCAGCACCCCGGGGACGCCCTGGAGGAGCCGCTGGGCGGACTGTGGGCGGGCCTGGCCAAGACCCTGCACCGCGAGTTCCCCAACTGCAACGCCCGGGTCCTGGACATCGGCCCGGACGACGTGGACCGGCTGCCCGCGCTGATCGCCGCCGAACTGGGCCGGGTGGGGGAGATCGAGGTCGGCCACCGCGACGGCCGGCGCCTCACCCTCACCCCCACCGCCCGGCCGTGCCCCGCGCCCACGCTCGACCTGGGCCCGCGGGACACCGTGCTGATCTCCGGCGGGGGCCGCGGCATCGGCTGGCAGCTGGCCCGCACCCTCGCCGAGCGGCACGGCACGCGGGTGGTGATCACCGGCCGCGAGCCGCTCCCGGCCGGCGACGAGCCCTGGGCCGGCACCGACGAGGCGGGCCTGAAGGAGTACGAGCGCGGGCAGTGGGCGGCCCGGGCACCCGGCGAGTCCCCGGCCGCGGTCCGCCGCCGGCTGGACCGCGTCCGCCGGCTGTGGGAGCTGGCCGGCAACCTCGACCGGGCGCGCCGGGCCGGACTGCGGGTGGAGTACGCCCGCTGCGACGTCACCGACCCCGGCCAGGTGCGCGAGCTGATCCGGCGCGAGGCGGACCGGCTGACCGGCGTGGTGCACAACGCCGGGGTGGACACCGCCGCCCGGCTGCCGAAGAAGACCGACGCGGAGATCCTGCGCACCGTCGAGGTGAAGATCGACGGCTTCCGCCACCTGTTCGACCAGGTGCGCGAGCTGCCGCTGAAGTTCTTCTGCAACGTCGGCTCGCTCACCGGACGGCTGGGCGGCATGGTCGGCCAGCTGGAGTACGCCGCCGCCAACGACGGCCTGGCCCGGCTGGGCCGGTGGGCCGGACGCCGCGCCGCCTTCCCGGTGATGACGCTGGCCTGGCCCACCTGGGACCGGATCGGCCTGATCGCCAACTTCACCGCCACCCTGCGGTACATGGCGGCCATCGACGTCACCGACGGACTGGACCGCTGGCGGGCGGAGCTGCTGGCCGGCTCCGAGGGGGAGATCACCTTCGTCGGGCCGCTGGGCCGCGCCATCGACCCCGGGCAGGCCGTGGGCTACCCGGTGGTCCCCGCGCTCCCCGGCTTCACCGCCAGCTACCCGCGGATCTTCCACCTCGGCACGGTCCGCCGCTACCGGCCGCACGCGCTGCTGGACGCCACCGTCACCTTCGACCGCGCGCAGGCCCCGGTGCTCGGCGACTTCCAGGTCGACGGCGCCGACGCGGTGCCGGTCTCGCTGCTGCTGGAGAACGCGCTGCGGGCCGCCGAGTGGCTGGTCCCGGAGGACTTCCCGGCGCTGCGGGTGGAGGCGCTGGAGGACATCGTGGTGCCGCTGGCGCTGCTGCGGCTGACCGACGGCACCGCACGGCTGGACCGTACCGCCCGGGCCTTCCACGACGGACACCACTGGGTGGTGGAGGTCGGCTACCACCGGGCCGGGGACACCGCCGGGCCGCGGGCCCGGGTCCGGGTGGTGCACGCCGTCCGCGGCGGCGGACCGGACACCGCCGGGCCGGCCCGCCCGCCGGCCCCGCCCCGCCCGCAGGTCGCACAGACCACCACCCTGCGCTCCGGGCCGCCGTTCCTGCGCTGGCGGGGCGCCGTGGTACCGGCCGCCGAGTGGGAGCCGGGCCCCGCGGACCGGCCGGTGGGCCGGGTGCGGCCGTGCGCCGCCAACGACCTGTGGGCCACCCCGTACGTCCCGCACCCGGCGCTGCCGGTCGCCCCGCTGGAGAACGTCGTGCGGCGCTGCACCCGGCGCGGCGACGGGCTGTCGGTCACCCCCGACCCGCTGGTCGTGGGGCGCATCACCCCGCACGCGTCCGAGCGCGGGCCCTCCCGGGTGGAGGGCGACCCGGCGCTGGGCGTGTGGCGGATCACCTGTGAAGCCTCCGGAGAACCCGTGGCGACCGTCGCGGGCTTCCCCGGGCCCCTCGGCCTCGGCGACGCCCGGGCCGGGGCAGCACCACCCCCGCACCACTGACACACCACGCACCACGCACCACACTGAACGACAACCACGCCGGAAAGGGACCGTCA
It contains:
- a CDS encoding beta-ketoacyl synthase N-terminal-like domain-containing protein → MGLTVAGANSPEEFWKLRTTGDELFVKVPADRWAHHNFHSADTEDEDKAYAENCVFITDFVPVPGSVDSMAGRGRDEDPGQDHELTTMWLRHSLVQALDGVRHRDTDRCSFVVGYTPDGSQHLEEAGVLDSVTRMAGDIVDGLELSEAERRALREDIDGALARRYWRAAHGGSRFLPHRVGELAMAGLLPPATELHMVDTACSSSLYAIDIAAKGLLMGKQDIAVCGGAFALAPRGTVLFSKLQGLSKRGRVHALDEDADGVIFADGAALVVLKRLSRARADGDRVLGVLRAFGSSSDGKGKAIYAPNAAGQSLAVRRALEAGEVGADAVQWVNAHATGTPAGDLAEFTTLREFYGTGGPATVTSNKSLIGHTGWAAGVVSLIENLLGLAEDTIPGQFRFSTPRADFRLSETGLQITPEAQPWPREEAGPRLAAVSGFGFGGTNAHLIVAEDRTEPLARATAAPRPAQVPDTGHRIAVVGWSAHLPGLDGREAVERWLDGGAPPLDSFGQDYPAPPFNKVRLPPKTIRALDRCQLMILECAHQLRDRMPEFWAEQARTTGVFVGHMGPTRAAMLYANRCYLDDIAEALTGVRSDAVPGVLDALRERVRGMIPASNEDSFPGQMPNIISARVANYFDLHGPNMTMDSGFASALSSITSAGRYLRTGELDFALAGGINGNSLPEYRTLIGDLLPPEATALAEGAFLFALTTEERARRAGLEILAYVDEPLGGRQEEAAPVGSVLCGAPDPDNARYLGAAGGLAVLKALRGAPGTVQVSTDTTETAAGARLWLTIPGPGGDTGPRPDAHRSVTGHRTSTDNGSATGHGTATGNGRATDDAPRRRPRHPPPPAGRSRPPSPLGSPPTGYGTATARRSRSAGRSRG
- a CDS encoding KR domain-containing protein encodes the protein MTARAHPPATRPGPPAAGTSPAAGGPPTAAPAPAPFPPAGPVPGPAGEAAEDAPVQPVTRMVWELTELPADTGHTVPAGLRVEVVGGPEELAGAVAAELTRHGARVHRGPAGGPADAVVDLSAAAPLGGADGPGGWRDALTGTVTALRARYDEWAAETAADRLFYLAVTRLGGGLGQHPGDALEEPLGGLWAGLAKTLHREFPNCNARVLDIGPDDVDRLPALIAAELGRVGEIEVGHRDGRRLTLTPTARPCPAPTLDLGPRDTVLISGGGRGIGWQLARTLAERHGTRVVITGREPLPAGDEPWAGTDEAGLKEYERGQWAARAPGESPAAVRRRLDRVRRLWELAGNLDRARRAGLRVEYARCDVTDPGQVRELIRREADRLTGVVHNAGVDTAARLPKKTDAEILRTVEVKIDGFRHLFDQVRELPLKFFCNVGSLTGRLGGMVGQLEYAAANDGLARLGRWAGRRAAFPVMTLAWPTWDRIGLIANFTATLRYMAAIDVTDGLDRWRAELLAGSEGEITFVGPLGRAIDPGQAVGYPVVPALPGFTASYPRIFHLGTVRRYRPHALLDATVTFDRAQAPVLGDFQVDGADAVPVSLLLENALRAAEWLVPEDFPALRVEALEDIVVPLALLRLTDGTARLDRTARAFHDGHHWVVEVGYHRAGDTAGPRARVRVVHAVRGGGPDTAGPARPPAPPRPQVAQTTTLRSGPPFLRWRGAVVPAAEWEPGPADRPVGRVRPCAANDLWATPYVPHPALPVAPLENVVRRCTRRGDGLSVTPDPLVVGRITPHASERGPSRVEGDPALGVWRITCEASGEPVATVAGFPGPLGLGDARAGAAPPPHH
- a CDS encoding SDR family NAD(P)-dependent oxidoreductase, translating into MLSTVPLPRPRPGWHHLPEVTTEAVAARLAEAGPAVRHLRVFADPGRSAPLPGSLTAPAPSLTALHDAAYLVLQRAYDDLGAAGSSIVVLLLGAFDGGAPHPYTGLFSGLLKTAHLERADALGYALFTSTTDPVRAVARAEEESAAERTFPVVFDLDGVRSGYRLTEEPNDLTGGAPAVLGRDSVVVVAGGARGITAEVVKAVAEHFRPRLYVLGSNALDTYPPETFTGNDEEFAARRAGYIKAELAKRDGRTVADINRAFDRLINARDARRNLERMAEHSGADRVTYLACDMRDAAAVDAAIGRVLAEQGGIDLLVNAAGLQRSGLIKDKSFAEFTSIRDLKVDAYRNLKRALRAAPPRLWCNFGSLLGYFGQLGEADYAAANDFLAAAAVHQSATTATEEFTIGWTLWEGVGMGANELTKAYYERAGSYSGMAIAEGVQHFVQELHAPVRRPSVVHLGEAEEATVEKFYPGYLIAAPAPAAAPGFYLRRLVSRDAGSVVFECPFDLHTDGYLRHHTVRGEATLPGTFVTELAAEAARYLVPGKKVIAFEDLRFEHFLRVYRDVRSGPRRIRAELDGTPGETTVVRVLITEDVVAPGGRVLIRDRVHFRARVVLADAFPAAPRWEAWESGAETPVPDPYHQPGAPVSLTGPFVSTTDTRIHPKGKRARYAPDLPAGDPVWPRFTVPCVLLDGLARVGVLDLVDGHLVPVAAPLSIRRIDLYEETSDHALATAGEVIDLYATPPGFDLAAEQISNRFVAARPDGRMLLQMKDLRATLIGYIDARTGEAVPADRAGREAARP